One region of Armigeres subalbatus isolate Guangzhou_Male chromosome 3, GZ_Asu_2, whole genome shotgun sequence genomic DNA includes:
- the LOC134224092 gene encoding uncharacterized protein LOC134224092, whose amino-acid sequence MFFNYKKQYSIVLMAMCDASYNFIGVDVGAYGGNADGSVFANSAFGHRLLHGELNLPDPDALPNAEVIPYFIVGDAAFPLKQNLMRPYPGRNLEEIQENFNYRLSRARRTIENAFGILTARWRILLAPLNLQPTSAENIVKATIVLHNFLKHQDGNLYAPPVFVDQIGENGEIIAPGAWRLEVDPLVGINGDFIQRGHNSSRNAYHVRETLAKYLHENRFR is encoded by the coding sequence ATGTTCTTCAACTACAAAAAGCAATATTCCATAGTGCTGATGGCAATGTGCGACGCTAGTTATAACTTTATTGGCGTAGATGTAGGAGCCTACGGCGGAAACGCTGACGGTAGTGTTTTCGCCAATAGCGCATTTGGACATCGCCTGTTGCATGGAGAGCTAAACTTACCTGACCCAGATGCTTTACCCAATGCGGAAGTAATTCCGTATTTTATAGTCGGCGACGCCGCGTTCCCGCTGAAGCAAAATCTGATGCGACCGTATCCAGGAAGGAACCTCGAagaaatacaagaaaatttCAACTATAGGCTGAGCAGAGCACGCAGGACAATTGAAAATGCATTCGGTATTCTTACGGCTCGTTGGAGGATATTGTTGGCACCACTTAATTTGCAGCCAACGTCTGCTGAGAATATTGTCAAAGCCACAATTGTACTGCATAACTTTTTAAAACATCAAGATGGAAATCTGTATGCGCCACcagtttttgttgaccaaatagGGGAAAATGGTGAAATTATCGCACCAGGTGCATGGCGTTTAGAGGTTGACCCACTCGTTGGAATAAATGGCGATTTTATACAGCGGGGTCATAATTCGAGCAGAAACGCCTATCACGTGCGAGAAACGTTAGCAAAATACTTACATGAAAATCGATTCCGTTAG